The following are from one region of the Arcobacter defluvii genome:
- a CDS encoding LysE family translocator — translation MEQYLNEFVFLASAIFLALMSPGPDFMVTLKQSINHERKYAIISSFGISIGIVFHLAYTILGFSFIIKVFPMFLDIIRYIGATYLIYIGYKSFKSSHIKIEKDNQKKMTIKKAFMLGFFCNVFNPKATMFFLSIFSIIVNESTPMYVQLLFGLFCVIANFVWYSLIALFLTRKKSIELFDKYSNIINKVIGAILIFFGLYFIISS, via the coding sequence TTGGAACAGTATTTAAACGAATTTGTATTTTTAGCTAGTGCAATTTTTTTGGCTCTTATGAGTCCAGGACCTGATTTTATGGTTACTTTAAAACAAAGTATAAATCATGAAAGAAAATATGCAATTATTAGTAGTTTTGGTATAAGTATAGGAATAGTTTTCCACTTAGCTTATACGATTTTAGGTTTTTCTTTTATAATAAAAGTTTTTCCAATGTTCTTAGATATTATAAGATACATTGGAGCTACTTATTTAATATACATAGGATATAAAAGTTTTAAATCTTCTCACATAAAAATTGAAAAAGATAATCAAAAAAAGATGACTATCAAAAAAGCTTTTATGTTAGGATTTTTTTGTAATGTTTTTAATCCCAAAGCAACAATGTTTTTTTTATCTATATTTTCAATCATTGTAAATGAATCAACACCTATGTATGTTCAACTTTTATTTGGTCTTTTTTGTGTTATAGCAAATTTCGTTTGGTATTCTTTAATTGCTCTTTTTCTTACTAGAAAAAAAAGTATTGAACTTTTTGATAAATATTCAAATATTATAAATAAAGTTATAGGAGCTATTTTAATATTTTTTGGTCTTTATTTTATTATCTCATCATGA
- the nifB gene encoding nitrogenase cofactor biosynthesis protein NifB — MHCVDKSNKELSMSCSCTSSSSQESIQEDIMAKINNHPCYSEGAHQHYARIHVAVAPACNIQCNYCNRKYDCSNESRPGVTSSKLSPEEAVKKILYVGGEIQQLSVVGIAGPGDALANPEKTFKTFKMLYEKAPDLKMCLSTNGLMLPDYIDQIQKYNVDHVTVTINSVDETGEVGSKIYPWILWNHKKVFGKEAAKILLQRQLEGIKMLTERGILVKANSVLIPGVNDQELPNVAKKLKELGVFLHNIMPLLSKPEFGTYYGLNGQASATDQEVMAAQEACGMDMKLMSHCRQCRADAVGLIGEDRGEEFTKDSFVKMDWEELTKKYDINARAAKHQVIENWRAALEIANEKIKIAQASKEQLSSTGETKLVAVTTAGEGTINLHFGNAKEFLIYEAGDKAIKFVMHRKVENPYCKGPEDCDGSYPIEEIKNTLKDVDILLTEKIGGCPMDELKSINLICDDSYALQPIEKSVFAAVQKYFYSDTAKSEKELG; from the coding sequence ATGCATTGTGTTGATAAATCAAATAAGGAGTTATCTATGAGTTGTTCGTGTACTTCAAGTAGTTCTCAAGAATCAATCCAAGAAGATATAATGGCAAAAATTAATAATCATCCATGTTATAGTGAAGGTGCTCACCAACACTATGCAAGGATACATGTTGCTGTTGCACCTGCTTGTAATATTCAATGTAACTACTGTAATAGAAAATATGATTGTTCAAATGAGAGTAGACCAGGTGTTACTAGTAGTAAATTATCACCAGAAGAAGCAGTTAAGAAGATTTTATACGTTGGTGGTGAAATTCAACAACTTTCAGTTGTAGGAATTGCAGGACCTGGTGATGCATTAGCAAACCCTGAAAAAACTTTTAAAACTTTTAAAATGTTATATGAAAAAGCACCAGATTTAAAAATGTGTTTATCAACAAATGGACTTATGTTACCAGATTATATTGATCAAATCCAAAAATATAATGTTGACCATGTAACTGTGACTATCAATTCTGTTGATGAAACTGGTGAAGTTGGTTCAAAAATCTATCCATGGATTTTATGGAATCACAAAAAAGTATTTGGAAAAGAAGCAGCAAAAATCCTTTTACAAAGACAACTTGAGGGAATCAAGATGTTAACTGAAAGAGGAATTTTAGTAAAAGCTAACTCGGTTTTAATTCCAGGTGTTAATGACCAAGAATTACCAAATGTTGCTAAAAAATTAAAAGAGTTAGGTGTATTCTTACATAATATCATGCCTTTATTATCAAAACCTGAATTTGGTACATATTATGGACTAAATGGGCAAGCAAGCGCAACTGACCAAGAAGTTATGGCTGCTCAAGAAGCTTGTGGAATGGATATGAAATTAATGTCACACTGTAGACAATGCAGGGCTGATGCAGTTGGATTAATTGGTGAAGATAGAGGTGAAGAGTTCACTAAAGATTCATTTGTAAAAATGGATTGGGAAGAATTAACTAAAAAATATGATATCAATGCACGAGCTGCAAAACATCAAGTTATAGAAAACTGGAGAGCTGCACTAGAAATTGCAAATGAAAAAATCAAAATTGCACAAGCTAGCAAAGAGCAATTAAGTTCAACAGGTGAGACTAAACTTGTAGCTGTTACAACTGCTGGTGAGGGAACTATCAACTTACACTTTGGTAATGCTAAAGAGTTCCTAATCTATGAAGCTGGAGACAAAGCTATCAAATTTGTAATGCATAGAAAAGTAGAAAATCCATATTGTAAAGGACCTGAAGATTGTGATGGTTCTTATCCAATTGAAGAGATTAAAAACACACTAAAAGATGTTGATATTTTATTAACAGAAAAAATTGGTGGTTGTCCAATGGATGAATTAAAATCAATTAACTTGATTTGTGATGATTCTTATGCACTTCAACCGATTGAGAAATCAGTATTTGCAGCAGTTCAAAAATATTTCTATTCAGATACTGCAAAATCTGAAAAAGAGTTAGGGTAA
- the nifV gene encoding homocitrate synthase: MSIINDTTLRDGEQTPYVAFNTKEKLQIAQLLYEAGADELEVGIPAMGKKEQDDLKEILALNLPIQIMSWNRATLSDLDESLKCGLKAVDLSIPVSDILIDVKFNGDKNRLLKQLEKVVVQAKKENLFVCIGGEDSSRANLDFLKEIMTLGKELGANRFRYCDTVGILTPNTTYENIKNLSSANLLDIEMHTHNDFGMGTANAIAGYEAGAISANTTVIGIGERAGNASFEQVLMSLVRLLGVKKEINSNALKSLIKTVSSASNRRVDANLPIIGKNIFCHESGIHVNGMMKSKAAYEPFNPDEVGLKREFPIGKHSGSSTLVYHLQSLGIEPNMEIVQKILPKVREIVTNRKKVLSTKELKELYLCSLDI, encoded by the coding sequence ATGTCAATAATTAATGATACAACTTTAAGAGATGGTGAACAAACGCCATACGTAGCATTTAACACAAAAGAAAAGTTACAAATAGCACAACTTCTTTATGAAGCTGGAGCTGATGAACTAGAAGTTGGGATTCCTGCTATGGGTAAAAAAGAACAAGATGATTTAAAAGAGATTCTGGCACTTAATTTACCTATTCAAATAATGAGCTGGAATAGAGCTACATTGAGCGATTTGGATGAATCATTGAAGTGTGGACTTAAAGCTGTGGATTTATCAATCCCTGTATCAGATATATTAATTGACGTGAAATTTAATGGCGATAAAAACAGGTTGTTAAAACAACTTGAAAAAGTAGTTGTACAAGCTAAAAAAGAGAATCTATTTGTTTGTATTGGTGGAGAAGATTCAAGTAGAGCAAATCTAGATTTCCTAAAAGAGATTATGACTTTAGGAAAAGAGCTAGGGGCAAATCGATTTAGATATTGCGATACTGTTGGTATTTTAACACCAAACACGACATACGAAAACATAAAAAATTTAAGTTCTGCTAATTTATTAGACATCGAAATGCATACACATAATGACTTTGGGATGGGGACTGCAAATGCCATAGCTGGTTATGAAGCAGGAGCTATCAGCGCGAATACCACTGTTATTGGCATAGGCGAAAGAGCTGGTAATGCGTCATTTGAACAAGTTTTAATGTCACTTGTTCGATTACTTGGAGTGAAAAAAGAGATTAATTCAAACGCTCTAAAATCTTTGATAAAAACAGTAAGTAGCGCATCAAATAGAAGAGTTGATGCTAATTTACCAATTATCGGAAAAAATATATTCTGTCATGAATCTGGAATTCATGTAAATGGTATGATGAAATCAAAAGCTGCATATGAACCTTTTAATCCAGATGAAGTTGGATTAAAAAGAGAGTTTCCTATAGGAAAACACTCAGGAAGTTCTACTTTGGTTTATCATCTACAATCATTAGGCATTGAGCCTAATATGGAAATCGTACAAAAAATACTTCCAAAAGTTCGAGAAATTGTAACTAATAGAAAAAAAGTATTAAGTACAAAAGAATTAAAAGAGTTATACCTATGTTCATTGGATATTTGA
- a CDS encoding CCE_0567 family metalloprotein: protein MEPTHEEQKELKKELAKYKRKVVELAGEVHDIVEDRIWTDYVNLPKLSEEINLAMKEVLDFQELHPYLK, encoded by the coding sequence ATGGAACCAACTCACGAAGAGCAAAAAGAACTAAAGAAAGAGTTAGCAAAATACAAAAGAAAAGTGGTTGAACTTGCTGGTGAAGTACATGATATTGTTGAAGATAGAATCTGGACAGATTATGTGAATTTACCTAAATTAAGTGAAGAGATAAACCTTGCTATGAAAGAGGTCCTTGATTTTCAAGAACTACATCCATATTTAAAATAA
- a CDS encoding leucine-rich repeat domain-containing protein, whose translation MGSDIENFVKWIRANDLTPIMSTHSDDLEFLTHLDLSKRNLKDLPESIGVLKNLNVLKLSNNRIRKLPKAIGELKKLRNLQCENNLIEELPETIGDLENLMILNLNVNRIKVLPKGFYKLDSLTRLTLASNRIERLDSEFKNLSKLLYLSLETNELEELPVDIFELMKQLYYLDLSFNHLNYLPSSLSKIKELETLLLEGNTIKELPSLESHDMLLKLDLSDNNLESLDFDISKLEDLKILRLDNNLLTSIPNEICNLQNLMSLSVSSNKLKILPENIGNINTLHELDVEDNELETLPKSIEELENLKELYIDNNKNLKKPEKLELEFCDVK comes from the coding sequence ATGGGAAGTGATATTGAAAACTTCGTTAAATGGATTAGAGCAAATGATTTAACTCCAATAATGTCAACGCATAGTGATGATTTGGAGTTTTTAACACATCTTGATTTATCAAAAAGAAATCTTAAAGATTTACCTGAATCTATAGGCGTTTTAAAAAATCTTAATGTTTTAAAACTATCAAATAATAGAATCAGAAAACTTCCAAAAGCAATTGGAGAGTTAAAAAAACTTAGAAATTTACAATGTGAAAATAATTTGATTGAAGAACTTCCTGAAACTATAGGTGATTTAGAAAATCTAATGATTTTAAATCTAAATGTAAACAGAATAAAAGTTTTACCAAAAGGATTTTATAAACTAGATTCACTCACAAGATTGACTCTTGCTTCAAACAGAATTGAAAGATTAGATTCAGAGTTTAAAAACTTATCAAAGCTTTTATATTTATCTTTAGAAACAAATGAATTAGAAGAGTTGCCTGTTGATATCTTTGAATTGATGAAACAACTTTATTATTTAGATTTATCTTTTAATCATCTTAATTATTTACCATCTTCTTTATCAAAAATTAAAGAGTTAGAAACTTTACTTTTAGAAGGGAACACTATAAAAGAATTGCCATCTTTAGAGAGTCATGATATGCTTTTGAAACTTGATTTAAGTGATAATAATTTAGAAAGTTTAGATTTTGATATTAGTAAATTAGAAGATTTGAAAATTCTTAGACTTGATAATAATCTTTTAACATCAATTCCTAATGAAATTTGTAATTTACAAAATCTTATGAGTTTAAGTGTTAGTTCAAATAAACTAAAAATTCTTCCTGAAAATATAGGAAATATCAATACTCTTCATGAGCTGGATGTGGAAGATAATGAGCTTGAAACTTTACCAAAATCAATAGAAGAGTTAGAAAATCTAAAAGAGTTGTATATAGATAATAACAAAAATCTTAAGAAACCAGAAAAATTAGAATTAGAATTTTGTGATGTCAAGTAG
- a CDS encoding nitrogen fixation protein NifQ has translation MRDLVLMEKQILQLLQFHANDDYAKDELAPLIAKTSLELGHLYSDLGLASRKEMGELMSKNFTSLANLKPEDIRWKKYLYDCIGKTAPACATCGDISNCFNCTLNPEKKENKEILLPQRFVSGNKDLVILVSFEVTIILMSFFLIYE, from the coding sequence ATGAGAGATTTAGTATTAATGGAAAAACAAATTTTACAATTGTTACAATTTCATGCAAATGATGATTATGCAAAAGATGAACTAGCTCCATTAATTGCTAAAACATCTTTAGAATTAGGACATTTGTATTCAGATTTGGGATTAGCAAGCAGAAAAGAGATGGGAGAACTTATGTCAAAAAATTTCACATCTTTAGCAAATTTAAAACCAGAAGATATTAGATGGAAAAAATATTTATATGATTGTATTGGTAAAACAGCACCTGCATGTGCCACTTGTGGAGATATTTCAAACTGTTTTAACTGCACTTTAAATCCAGAAAAAAAAGAGAATAAAGAAATCCTTTTACCTCAGAGATTTGTCTCGGGTAATAAGGATTTAGTTATTTTAGTCTCTTTTGAGGTAACTATTATCTTAATGTCTTTTTTTCTAATTTATGAGTGA
- a CDS encoding PAS domain-containing protein, translating into MKNREIELNKKTMIVSETNEKGIITYANSDFCIIAGYTKEELIGNPHSMVRHQDMPKAAFEDLWKTVKAGKIWNGIVKNSTKNGGYYWVNATAYPSKTRNGEIRYISVRVKPTKEEIQKAEMLYRTMK; encoded by the coding sequence TTGAAAAATAGAGAAATTGAACTAAATAAAAAAACGATGATTGTTTCTGAAACAAATGAAAAAGGGATAATAACTTATGCAAACAGTGACTTTTGCATAATTGCAGGCTACACAAAAGAAGAATTAATTGGAAATCCTCATAGTATGGTAAGACATCAAGATATGCCAAAAGCTGCTTTTGAAGATTTATGGAAAACAGTAAAAGCAGGTAAGATTTGGAATGGAATAGTTAAAAATAGTACAAAAAATGGTGGATATTATTGGGTAAATGCAACTGCGTATCCATCAAAAACTAGAAATGGGGAGATTCGTTACATTTCTGTTAGAGTAAAACCTACAAAAGAAGAAATACAAAAAGCCGAAATGCTTTATAGAACAATGAAATAA
- a CDS encoding RluA family pseudouridine synthase, protein MPFTLRKHKAIKDKKIQIFLIQNLGLDPKVGQRLTSKGRIFDENMNTINTGDVIPTDYIYIAVFEGMTKGLKPLLEFKDFAIFDKPTNLMVHPISKNTPYSLLDEIRYHFGENANLIHRIDAETSGLVIVGKNKQSEIDLKEMFQEKKYHKSYLAIVQGELKEEITINKGLDREGKAIGVRMMVCDKGKESITIIKPIKYNKEKDLTLIEALPLTGRQHQIRVHLHSIGHTILGDPIYGVDDENAENYLNKTLSEEDRFTVTKSNRLWLHANYLEFEYKNVTYKIFSKNKDLYKEFLF, encoded by the coding sequence TTGCCATTTACATTAAGAAAACATAAAGCAATTAAAGATAAAAAAATACAAATATTTTTAATTCAGAATTTAGGATTAGACCCAAAAGTAGGGCAAAGACTAACATCAAAAGGAAGAATTTTTGATGAAAATATGAATACAATAAATACAGGAGACGTTATACCTACTGATTATATCTATATTGCTGTTTTTGAGGGAATGACAAAAGGATTAAAGCCTCTTTTAGAGTTCAAAGATTTTGCCATATTTGATAAACCTACAAATCTTATGGTTCATCCTATTTCAAAAAATACTCCTTACTCTTTACTTGATGAAATTCGTTACCATTTTGGAGAAAATGCAAATTTAATACATAGAATTGATGCAGAAACATCTGGGCTTGTAATTGTAGGAAAAAATAAACAAAGTGAGATTGATTTAAAAGAGATGTTTCAAGAGAAAAAATATCATAAATCTTATTTAGCAATTGTTCAAGGTGAATTAAAAGAAGAGATAACAATTAATAAAGGACTTGATAGAGAAGGAAAAGCTATTGGGGTTAGAATGATGGTTTGTGATAAAGGCAAAGAATCAATAACAATTATAAAACCTATCAAATATAATAAAGAAAAAGATTTAACACTAATTGAAGCTTTACCACTAACTGGAAGACAACATCAAATTAGAGTTCATCTTCACTCAATTGGTCATACGATTTTAGGTGACCCAATTTATGGAGTTGATGATGAAAATGCAGAAAACTATCTAAATAAAACTTTGAGTGAAGAAGATAGATTTACTGTAACAAAATCAAATCGTTTATGGCTTCATGCAAATTATTTAGAATTTGAATATAAAAATGTTACTTATAAAATCTTCTCAAAAAATAAAGATTTATATAAAGAATTTCTATTTTAG